A region of Salinibacter sp. 10B DNA encodes the following proteins:
- a CDS encoding sulfatase, whose amino-acid sequence MIGSPTRRCAGQGTAPDRPNVLFILADDLGYMDVGAYNPDTFYETPNLDSLAQAGLMFTDGYAANPVCSPTRHSIMTGRHPSRDNHTDWFCGGRTERYRHAPYDCSMDTSQVTIGAAFQRGGYDTYFAGKWHLGPEPRHWPENQGFDVNKGGWRAGSPSAHGGGGYFSPYGNPRLEDGPEGEYLPYRLAEETEAFIEQERENPFFAFLSFYEVHNPKQAPDSLVEKYRRKRERMGLDEVDEFEGIEQVWPDEQTRRARVVQGHPVYAAMVEAMDRAVGRVLQGLRENGLADETIVVFTSDNGGLSTSEGHNTSNRPLRGGKGWLYEGGIREPYVIHWPGVTTAGRKSDVPVMSTDFYPTLLDAAGLPLRPDQHMDGVSLVPVLKGRPTLDRDALFWHYPHYSNQGGFPGGAVRMGEWKLIEDYEDGKVRLFNLEADLGERNNVAGQYPGRVEQMRQRLHAWYEEVGAHFLRAREHGPEPWRP is encoded by the coding sequence TTGATTGGGAGTCCTACGAGGCGCTGTGCAGGGCAAGGGACAGCGCCCGATCGTCCCAATGTATTGTTCATTTTGGCCGATGACCTGGGCTATATGGACGTTGGGGCGTACAACCCCGACACGTTCTATGAGACGCCGAACCTCGATTCGCTTGCGCAGGCCGGACTGATGTTCACGGACGGTTACGCGGCCAATCCGGTGTGCTCGCCGACCCGTCATAGCATTATGACCGGGCGCCACCCGAGCCGTGACAACCACACGGACTGGTTTTGTGGCGGTCGAACGGAGCGCTACCGGCATGCGCCGTACGACTGTTCGATGGACACGAGTCAGGTGACAATTGGGGCGGCCTTCCAGCGCGGGGGCTACGACACCTACTTTGCTGGGAAGTGGCACCTGGGACCCGAGCCGCGGCACTGGCCCGAAAATCAGGGCTTTGATGTCAACAAGGGCGGATGGCGGGCAGGGTCGCCCTCTGCCCACGGGGGCGGCGGCTACTTTTCGCCATACGGCAATCCGCGGCTGGAGGATGGGCCGGAGGGAGAATATCTCCCGTACCGGCTGGCGGAAGAGACGGAAGCGTTCATCGAACAGGAGCGGGAGAACCCGTTTTTTGCGTTCCTCTCCTTTTACGAGGTGCACAATCCGAAGCAGGCCCCCGACTCGCTCGTCGAGAAGTATCGCCGCAAGCGCGAGCGGATGGGCCTGGACGAAGTCGATGAATTTGAAGGCATTGAGCAGGTGTGGCCGGACGAACAGACGCGCAGGGCGCGGGTCGTGCAGGGGCATCCGGTCTACGCTGCCATGGTCGAGGCGATGGACCGGGCTGTGGGGCGGGTGCTGCAGGGGCTCCGGGAGAATGGCCTCGCGGACGAGACGATCGTGGTGTTCACCTCCGACAACGGCGGGCTCTCGACGTCGGAAGGGCACAACACCTCCAACCGGCCGCTGCGGGGCGGGAAGGGCTGGCTCTACGAGGGCGGCATCCGGGAACCGTACGTCATCCACTGGCCCGGCGTCACGACTGCAGGCCGCAAGTCGGACGTGCCGGTAATGAGCACCGACTTCTACCCGACGTTGCTGGACGCGGCGGGGCTTCCGCTGCGTCCCGATCAGCACATGGATGGTGTGTCACTTGTACCGGTATTGAAGGGACGTCCGACGCTGGACCGAGATGCTCTCTTCTGGCACTATCCCCACTACTCCAATCAGGGCGGCTTTCCGGGCGGGGCCGTCCGGATGGGCGAGTGGAAGCTGATTGAGGATTACGAAGACGGGAAGGTTCGTCTTTTCAACCTGGAGGCCGATCTGGGGGAGCGCAACAACGTGGCCGGGCAGTATCCGGGGCGCGTCGAGCAGATGCGACAGCGCCTCCACGCCTGGTACGAGGAAGTGGGTGCTCACTTCCTTCGGGCCCGGGAACACGGGCCGGAGCCATGGCGACCGTAG
- a CDS encoding TIM barrel protein yields the protein MDRRHFLRQSALAGGTLLGTREVTDAASSLFQLEESEGFRLNYAPHLGLFDAHAGSDPVDQIAFMAEQGFSAFEDNGLRGRSTSEQARIANALQEHDMQMGVFVAHSISWEQPALVTGDQAPRQKFLDEIRESVEIAQRVDATWMTVVPGARDLRLDAGYQRAHLVDVLREAAAILEPHDLVMVLEPLNTRRDHPNQFLTHTAQAYEICRAVESPACKILYDVYHQQVTEGNLIPNLDAAWEEIAYVQVGDNPGRNEPTTGEINFRNVFEHLHEKGYEGIVGMEHGASMEGKEGERAVLDAYATVDSFGPGGGR from the coding sequence ATGGATCGGCGTCATTTTTTACGGCAAAGCGCTCTTGCGGGCGGAACGCTTCTTGGCACGAGGGAGGTCACCGACGCAGCGTCGTCTCTTTTCCAATTGGAGGAGTCCGAGGGCTTTCGGCTAAACTACGCCCCTCACCTCGGACTTTTCGACGCTCACGCCGGATCCGATCCCGTCGACCAGATTGCGTTCATGGCCGAGCAGGGGTTTTCGGCGTTTGAAGACAACGGACTGCGGGGGCGCTCGACGTCGGAGCAGGCCCGCATTGCCAACGCCTTGCAGGAGCACGACATGCAGATGGGCGTCTTTGTCGCGCATTCGATTAGTTGGGAGCAGCCTGCCCTTGTGACGGGCGATCAGGCGCCCCGTCAGAAGTTTCTCGATGAGATTCGTGAATCTGTAGAGATTGCGCAGCGGGTAGATGCGACCTGGATGACGGTGGTCCCCGGGGCCCGGGACCTTCGCCTCGATGCGGGATACCAGCGAGCGCACCTCGTGGACGTGCTTCGAGAGGCGGCCGCCATTTTGGAGCCACACGATTTGGTGATGGTGCTGGAGCCGCTCAATACCCGCCGAGACCATCCGAACCAGTTTCTTACTCACACCGCGCAGGCCTACGAAATCTGTCGTGCAGTGGAGAGTCCCGCCTGCAAGATTTTGTACGACGTATATCACCAGCAGGTCACGGAGGGCAATCTCATTCCCAATCTCGATGCTGCCTGGGAGGAAATAGCCTATGTGCAGGTGGGCGACAACCCGGGACGAAATGAGCCCACCACGGGTGAGATCAATTTCCGCAATGTGTTCGAGCACCTTCACGAGAAGGGATATGAGGGCATCGTGGGAATGGAGCACGGAGCCTCAATGGAGGGAAAGGAGGGAGAGCGCGCCGTGCTCGACGCATACGCCACGGTGGACTCGTTTGGGCCGGGAGGGGGAAGGTAG
- a CDS encoding FAD:protein FMN transferase, whose translation MSTSDVSALAIRAWATALLLSVLGLSVRAQESSLQRFEYRQTRMGMAVRIVLYAPNDSVARHAGKAAYRRMTTLEKIFSSYRATSELNRLCERAVEDPVRVSTPLFTALQHAQQLARRSNGAFDATARPYFDLWANARTTGTLPDSSTLQRAERRVGWSKMDLNEQRQTVQLRADSMQLSLGGIAKGYILDQALDTLRALNVSRALIEAGGDLVVGRPPPSQTGWTVHLPGTGPNAPPQPLRLTDAAVSTSGSTYQSVVIDGTRYSHVVDPRTGIGLTHHLLVTIIAEKGVTADGLATTVSVLGSSPGRAFLDKYYPRVTAYIRSHPEATSSP comes from the coding sequence GTGTCAACGTCTGATGTGTCGGCTCTTGCAATACGAGCATGGGCCACGGCCCTGCTCTTGAGCGTACTCGGGCTGTCGGTGCGGGCCCAGGAGTCGTCCCTCCAGCGATTTGAGTACCGTCAAACCCGCATGGGCATGGCCGTCCGGATCGTGCTCTATGCCCCGAACGACAGCGTGGCCCGGCACGCCGGAAAGGCGGCCTACCGCCGGATGACGACGCTCGAAAAGATCTTTAGCAGTTATCGGGCTACTAGCGAGCTGAACCGGCTGTGCGAGCGGGCCGTTGAGGACCCGGTTCGCGTGAGTACGCCTCTCTTTACCGCCCTCCAACACGCCCAGCAACTTGCCCGCCGGTCGAACGGCGCCTTCGACGCCACGGCTCGTCCGTATTTTGACCTTTGGGCAAACGCCCGTACGACCGGGACCCTCCCCGACTCCTCCACTCTCCAGCGCGCGGAGCGCCGGGTGGGCTGGTCCAAGATGGACTTGAACGAACAGCGACAGACCGTGCAGCTCCGAGCCGACAGCATGCAACTGAGTCTCGGGGGCATTGCCAAGGGATACATTTTGGACCAGGCGCTGGATACCCTCCGGGCCCTGAACGTCTCGCGCGCGCTCATCGAAGCGGGCGGAGACCTCGTCGTCGGCCGCCCGCCGCCCTCCCAGACCGGCTGGACGGTACACCTTCCCGGCACAGGACCCAATGCCCCGCCGCAGCCCCTGCGCCTCACTGACGCAGCCGTGTCCACTTCGGGCAGCACCTATCAGTCCGTCGTCATCGACGGCACTCGCTACTCCCACGTCGTGGACCCCCGTACCGGTATTGGCCTGACGCATCATCTGTTGGTCACAATTATAGCGGAAAAAGGCGTCACTGCTGATGGCCTCGCAACGACTGTCAGTGTCCTCGGCTCGTCCCCCGGCCGTGCCTTTCTGGATAAGTACTACCCTAGGGTCACCGCCTACATTCGCTCCCATCCCGAAGCGACTTCTTCGCCGTGA
- a CDS encoding SUMF1/EgtB/PvdO family nonheme iron enzyme codes for MLLSNFLLALLVALGGPLGGDGRGPGDTERQSFPALREDSSDTYTESIPNTLVEFDMVRVPGGSVTVDGKEQTVETFWMAAMEVRWEAFDTYRLDEDMEDLEDAEADAISLPSKPYGFGNEIPGFGQEKYPALAVTRNAAQQYARWLSAKTGHTYRLPTPAEWKHACRLGYGTPQNWSSDRIGEHAWYKGNADDEAHPAAALPPNELGIYDQLGNAAEHVVPPEAGEDDPSEVWGGSYLSSAGDVHCSARQQKTPAWQESDPQLPKSQWWLSDAPFVGFRVVRGAGS; via the coding sequence ATGCTCTTGTCGAATTTTCTTCTCGCGCTTCTGGTCGCGCTTGGGGGACCGTTGGGGGGGGACGGCAGGGGGCCAGGTGACACGGAGCGCCAGTCTTTCCCGGCGCTGCGCGAGGATTCGTCGGACACCTACACGGAGTCTATCCCCAATACGCTGGTCGAATTCGATATGGTGCGGGTGCCCGGCGGTTCCGTTACGGTGGACGGCAAAGAACAAACGGTAGAGACATTCTGGATGGCCGCGATGGAGGTCCGCTGGGAGGCGTTTGATACCTATCGCCTAGATGAGGACATGGAGGATCTCGAGGATGCGGAAGCGGATGCGATTTCGCTGCCGAGCAAGCCCTACGGCTTCGGCAACGAAATTCCGGGCTTCGGACAGGAGAAATATCCAGCCCTTGCCGTCACCCGCAACGCGGCCCAGCAGTATGCCCGCTGGCTGTCGGCAAAAACAGGGCACACGTACCGTCTTCCCACGCCTGCAGAGTGGAAGCACGCCTGCCGTCTCGGATACGGAACCCCGCAGAACTGGAGCTCCGACCGGATTGGGGAGCACGCGTGGTACAAGGGCAACGCGGACGATGAGGCACATCCCGCTGCAGCCCTGCCCCCAAACGAACTGGGCATTTATGACCAGCTCGGAAACGCGGCCGAGCACGTCGTTCCCCCCGAGGCAGGCGAAGACGATCCCTCCGAGGTCTGGGGCGGGTCGTACTTGAGTTCCGCAGGCGATGTCCACTGCTCGGCCCGACAGCAGAAAACGCCGGCCTGGCAGGAGTCCGATCCCCAACTGCCGAAAAGCCAGTGGTGGCTTTCCGACGCCCCCTTCGTCGGCTTTCGGGTCGTCCGGGGGGCGGGCAGCTAA
- a CDS encoding Gfo/Idh/MocA family oxidoreductase, which yields MSTEHEQHNTDPLGGITRRDFVKRGTVATAGVSALMASGNFAYAGGTDTIRLGLVGCGGRGTGAANDCYRSSDGIELVAMGDLFQDRMEESKEQLKKRLGDSFKVTSDRTFLGFDAYEKVLQTDLDLVIFATPPAFRPQHLRAAIESGTNVFMEKPVAVDPAGIRSVMESAEMAEDKGLAIVAGTQRRHDPAYRAAMKRIHDGAIGEVKTAQVYWNQGGLWHHEREPGMSDMEWQVRNWLYFTWLSGDHIVEQHVHNIDVANWALQAHPVKALGVGGRQVRTDPSYGHIFDHFGIEFQYESGARVYSMCRQQEGTPSRVGEHIIGTKGTSDGHSTIDGATNWTYEGEDVNPYVQEHADLVASIREGEPLNEGQRVAESVLTAIMGREAAYTGQEITWEEVLNADLDLGPDSHEFGSLPIPDVPAPGQTTLNRGAKTNASSADA from the coding sequence ATGTCGACTGAACACGAACAGCACAATACCGACCCTCTTGGGGGGATTACCCGCCGCGATTTTGTGAAGCGAGGTACCGTTGCTACGGCTGGGGTTTCGGCGCTGATGGCGTCGGGCAACTTTGCGTACGCGGGCGGGACCGACACCATTCGTCTCGGATTGGTCGGCTGCGGGGGACGGGGCACTGGTGCGGCGAACGACTGCTATCGTTCCTCCGACGGGATTGAACTCGTCGCGATGGGAGACCTCTTCCAGGATCGGATGGAAGAGTCGAAGGAGCAGCTGAAGAAGCGCCTCGGCGACAGCTTCAAGGTCACCTCGGACCGCACCTTTCTCGGATTTGATGCCTACGAGAAGGTGTTGCAGACGGACCTAGACCTAGTGATTTTTGCGACCCCGCCAGCGTTCCGCCCTCAACATCTCCGAGCGGCGATTGAGTCTGGAACGAATGTCTTTATGGAGAAGCCTGTGGCGGTGGACCCGGCGGGCATTCGGTCGGTGATGGAGTCCGCCGAGATGGCTGAGGACAAAGGGCTTGCGATTGTTGCGGGCACCCAGCGCCGTCACGATCCGGCGTATCGGGCCGCCATGAAGCGCATTCACGATGGGGCGATAGGGGAAGTCAAAACCGCCCAGGTGTACTGGAATCAGGGCGGGTTGTGGCATCACGAGCGCGAGCCCGGCATGAGCGACATGGAGTGGCAGGTGCGCAACTGGCTTTACTTTACCTGGCTCTCCGGCGACCACATCGTGGAGCAGCACGTCCACAACATCGACGTGGCAAACTGGGCCCTACAGGCGCACCCGGTAAAGGCACTGGGCGTTGGGGGGCGACAGGTGCGGACCGACCCGTCATACGGGCATATCTTTGATCACTTCGGAATCGAGTTTCAGTACGAAAGCGGCGCACGGGTGTACAGCATGTGTCGTCAGCAAGAAGGCACGCCGTCCCGCGTGGGGGAGCATATCATTGGCACGAAAGGCACCTCCGACGGGCATTCGACGATCGACGGAGCAACAAACTGGACGTACGAAGGCGAGGACGTGAATCCGTACGTGCAGGAGCATGCCGATCTGGTGGCGAGCATCCGCGAGGGCGAGCCTTTGAATGAAGGGCAGCGGGTAGCGGAGAGCGTGCTGACGGCCATCATGGGGCGGGAAGCGGCCTATACCGGCCAGGAAATCACCTGGGAGGAGGTTTTGAATGCCGACCTTGATCTTGGACCGGACAGTCACGAATTCGGTTCGCTTCCAATTCCCGACGTGCCGGCACCGGGGCAAACGACGCTCAATCGTGGAGCGAAGACGAACGCTTCCTCGGCGGACGCCTAA
- a CDS encoding galactokinase family protein → MSQSFEQRRGQKSVDEWASDVSLILDGNTNEGIRASAPGRVEFIGNHTDYNGGWVLGATIDRRVEVVLQRRSDRQIRLQSEAAVPPVEVPLGSVERQSGEWAWANYILGMVEVLQGEGMTIESGFDLRVGSTLPVGAGLSSSAALELASGAALSEAYGGEFLRRDLVRMAQRAENEFVGVPCGLLDQAVVALGGADRLVRLDARSEATAAVPFPPETGIWIFRTHQAHALSESGYQERHDEARAVRERLRELLGNEEAEYLVDVSPSQLEEVKRELSKTLYRRARHVVTEHRRTQRVVQLLKAGRRAAAGRLLFASHESSRVNYENSTEALDFVVDRLAEQEGVLGARLTGAGFGGAAMAWTRAGYGEEQAHEVAGAYADRFGMELETLACRPAPGLYVWT, encoded by the coding sequence ATGTCACAGTCTTTCGAGCAACGCCGGGGTCAGAAGTCGGTCGACGAGTGGGCTTCGGACGTTTCTCTAATCCTGGACGGAAATACGAACGAAGGCATCCGGGCTTCGGCGCCGGGACGGGTGGAGTTTATTGGCAACCACACGGACTATAACGGCGGCTGGGTGTTGGGCGCCACCATCGACCGACGGGTCGAGGTAGTCCTGCAGCGTCGATCGGACCGGCAGATTCGCCTGCAAAGCGAGGCGGCGGTCCCGCCGGTGGAGGTCCCGCTCGGATCGGTGGAACGTCAGTCCGGGGAGTGGGCCTGGGCGAACTACATCCTTGGCATGGTTGAGGTGCTTCAGGGGGAAGGGATGACGATAGAGAGCGGATTCGATCTGCGGGTGGGAAGCACATTGCCGGTGGGGGCAGGCCTCAGTTCCAGTGCGGCGCTGGAGTTGGCCAGTGGGGCAGCCTTGAGTGAAGCATACGGAGGTGAGTTTCTCCGGAGGGATCTGGTGCGGATGGCTCAGCGGGCGGAAAATGAATTTGTGGGGGTGCCGTGCGGACTGTTGGATCAGGCCGTGGTGGCACTTGGCGGGGCCGACCGCCTGGTGCGGCTTGATGCCCGGTCGGAGGCGACCGCCGCGGTGCCGTTTCCGCCGGAGACGGGGATCTGGATTTTTCGGACGCACCAGGCTCACGCTCTTTCCGAGTCTGGGTATCAGGAGCGGCACGACGAGGCTCGTGCCGTGCGAGAGCGGCTGCGGGAGCTCTTAGGGAACGAAGAAGCCGAGTATCTGGTGGATGTCTCTCCGTCCCAGTTAGAAGAGGTGAAACGGGAGCTTTCGAAGACGCTGTACCGCCGGGCTCGGCACGTGGTAACGGAGCATCGGCGGACCCAGCGGGTGGTGCAATTGCTGAAAGCGGGCCGACGAGCGGCAGCAGGACGACTCTTGTTTGCCTCGCACGAGAGCTCGCGGGTCAATTACGAAAACAGCACAGAGGCGCTGGATTTTGTGGTTGACCGATTGGCTGAGCAGGAGGGAGTGCTCGGGGCACGACTCACGGGCGCAGGGTTTGGGGGGGCGGCAATGGCGTGGACGCGCGCTGGGTACGGCGAAGAACAGGCGCACGAGGTGGCTGGGGCCTATGCCGATCGGTTCGGGATGGAGCTGGAAACACTGGCCTGCCGTCCGGCGCCCGGTCTCTACGTATGGACGTGA
- a CDS encoding 3-dehydroquinate synthase, producing the protein MQSIHQDFSVEFSYDVHFTTGLFQPENELLTDAVADPEEPMPKKMVAVLDKGLLAHHEDLPDQIETYAKAHDDTLTLAASPIVVPGGEAAKNDPDLVNHIHQVIYESRLDRHAYVLAVGGGAVLDLAGYAAGTAHRGIRLIRVPTTVLSQNDSGVGVKNGINAFDTKNFLGTFEPPDAVLNDLSFLRTLDDRDWRAGISEAIKVGLLKDADFFDYLCNHASALAPPTRDLEAMTHVVYRCAELHLDHIATSGDPFEKGSSRPLDFGHWAAHKLEELTDYTLRHGEAVAIGIALDCAYSHLTGHLSSEALDRILDLTAALGFDLYVPELDAHLDAPDHPDSLFQGLDSFREHLGGELTIMLLNAIGEGIEVHSVDRDRYRDAVALLRRQHAERVEQDLSGTAS; encoded by the coding sequence ATGCAGTCGATCCATCAAGACTTTTCGGTCGAGTTCTCGTACGACGTCCACTTCACGACGGGCCTTTTTCAGCCGGAAAATGAACTGCTGACTGATGCCGTCGCTGATCCGGAGGAGCCGATGCCGAAAAAGATGGTGGCAGTCCTTGATAAAGGCCTTCTTGCTCACCACGAGGACCTTCCGGACCAAATTGAGACCTATGCGAAGGCCCACGACGATACGCTGACGCTTGCTGCTTCGCCAATCGTCGTACCCGGAGGGGAAGCTGCCAAAAACGACCCCGACCTGGTGAACCACATCCATCAGGTGATTTATGAGAGCCGACTGGACCGTCACGCGTACGTGCTCGCCGTGGGCGGCGGCGCCGTACTGGACCTTGCCGGGTACGCGGCGGGGACGGCACATCGGGGGATTCGTCTGATCCGTGTGCCCACGACGGTGCTCTCCCAGAACGACTCAGGGGTCGGGGTCAAGAACGGCATCAACGCCTTTGATACAAAGAACTTCCTTGGTACCTTCGAGCCGCCCGACGCGGTCCTCAATGACCTTTCGTTTCTCCGCACGCTTGACGATCGCGACTGGCGCGCGGGCATCTCGGAAGCAATCAAGGTGGGTCTCCTCAAAGACGCGGATTTCTTTGACTACCTCTGCAATCACGCCTCTGCCCTCGCCCCGCCGACCCGTGATCTGGAGGCCATGACTCATGTCGTATACCGCTGTGCCGAACTCCACCTCGACCACATTGCCACCTCCGGCGATCCGTTTGAGAAGGGCAGCTCTCGCCCCCTCGACTTCGGCCACTGGGCTGCCCACAAGCTGGAAGAGCTCACGGACTACACCCTTCGGCACGGGGAGGCCGTCGCCATCGGCATTGCCCTCGATTGCGCGTACTCTCACCTCACCGGCCACCTTTCCTCGGAGGCGCTGGATCGGATCTTGGATCTGACCGCGGCCCTTGGGTTTGATCTGTATGTCCCTGAACTGGACGCGCACCTCGACGCCCCCGACCATCCCGACTCTCTCTTTCAAGGGCTCGATAGCTTCCGAGAGCACCTCGGAGGCGAGCTCACCATCATGCTATTAAACGCGATCGGAGAGGGAATCGAGGTGCACTCCGTCGACCGCGATCGGTACCGGGACGCCGTGGCCCTGCTCCGACGCCAGCATGCCGAGCGTGTGGAGCAGGACCTCTCTGGGACGGCATCGTAA
- the eboC gene encoding UbiA-like protein EboC (EboC, a homolog the polyprenyltransferase UbiA, belongs to system of proteins involved in the trafficking of precursor metabolites to an extracytoplasmic compartment so that the biosynthesis of certain natural products, such as scytonemin, can be completed.), whose translation MTSDRAFFASRRVWAYLQLLRPPNIITALADVLAGLAVAGASLSLSGGTSPVGPLGITALLVATVGLYGGGVVFNDVFDAPLDADERPERPIPSGSASRSGAALFGGLFLAGGIGAAAGLSITSAIVAILVAAGAVLYDAYAKHHTVLGPVTMGLCRGGNLLLGVSAVPSLLLPNLPLLLFPLAFVGAITSISQGEVHGGSRRTGWLAVTLIGLVLAGLLALGSRPGVSLLHTAPFLLLLGVQVLPPFVRAAHTPAPELIQNAVEAGVVALIPLNAALAAGFGGWLYGVLVLALLPVSFGLSRLFDVT comes from the coding sequence ATGACCAGCGATCGTGCTTTCTTCGCTTCCCGCCGCGTGTGGGCCTACCTGCAACTACTCCGCCCGCCAAATATTATCACGGCTCTTGCCGACGTATTGGCGGGGCTTGCAGTTGCGGGAGCCTCATTGTCTTTGAGCGGCGGAACGTCTCCCGTTGGCCCCCTCGGTATCACAGCGCTTCTCGTAGCCACGGTCGGACTGTACGGCGGCGGCGTGGTCTTCAATGATGTCTTCGACGCCCCACTCGACGCCGACGAGCGGCCGGAGCGCCCCATTCCCAGTGGAAGCGCCTCCCGTTCCGGTGCTGCTTTATTTGGCGGCCTCTTTCTTGCAGGTGGCATTGGAGCCGCGGCGGGCCTCAGCATAACAAGCGCGATCGTTGCTATACTCGTAGCAGCCGGCGCCGTGCTCTACGATGCCTACGCAAAGCATCATACAGTCCTTGGTCCGGTGACGATGGGCCTATGCCGCGGTGGAAATCTGCTGCTTGGAGTGAGCGCTGTTCCCTCTCTTCTTTTGCCCAACCTCCCTCTTCTCCTCTTTCCCCTCGCATTCGTAGGCGCCATCACAAGCATCAGTCAGGGAGAGGTACATGGGGGCAGTCGACGAACCGGATGGCTGGCCGTCACACTCATCGGTCTCGTCCTCGCTGGCCTTCTCGCACTCGGGAGCCGTCCCGGCGTCTCTCTTCTGCACACCGCTCCCTTTCTTCTCCTCCTAGGTGTACAGGTCCTCCCCCCATTCGTGCGTGCCGCCCATACCCCAGCACCGGAACTCATTCAAAACGCCGTGGAAGCCGGTGTGGTAGCCCTAATCCCTCTGAACGCAGCCCTCGCGGCTGGATTTGGCGGCTGGCTGTACGGCGTGCTCGTCCTTGCCCTGCTTCCCGTGTCGTTTGGCCTGTCTCGGCTCTTCGACGTAACATAG